The Drosophila bipectinata strain 14024-0381.07 chromosome 3L, DbipHiC1v2, whole genome shotgun sequence region CAAGATGATTGCTTTGTGGGTCAAATGTGGGCGGATCACTCCAAATGCCAAAGGGGTCttaacagaaaatattttcaaatacttACACCTATCTTATATTATCTTAGCCAAGACCCGCCGGCGTTTGCGTCGCCCCCCCACCTCCTCGATCGAGACCAAAAAGTCCACGGAAGCCCCAGTGGCGGAGAAGCGTATTGATCAGATCACcgcctccaccaccaccagtgCCCGGCGCACCCGACTCCGCTCCAAGGCGAAACTGGGCGCAGCTGCTGCCGGAGCAGCCGCCGGAGCTACTGCCCTGGTGGCCAGCGGATCCTCGCTGAAGGGCAAGAAGACCAAGGTAGACGATGGAACGCCCAAGATCGTGTGCTACTACACCAACTGGTCGCAGTACCGTGTCAAGGTCGGAAAGTTCGTGCCAGAGGACATTCCCGCCGATCTCTGCACCCACATCATTTTCGCCTTTGGCTGGCTGAAGAAGGGCAAGCTGAGCTCCTACGAGTCCAATGATGAGACCAAGGACAACGTCCCCGGACTGTATGAACGAATGATGAATCTGCGCAAGGCCAATCCCAAGCTGAAGGTGGGTTTTCGAGGAGTAATCTACTGATTCTTTTACTCAATCTCTTTCTTTCGATTCTTTAGATCCTTCTGGCTATTGGTGGATGGTCTTTCGGCACCCAGAAGTTCAAGGACATGTCCGCGACTCGCTACACCCGCCAGACGTTCGTTTACTCCGCCATTCCCTTCCTCCGCAAACGCGGCTTCGACGGCCTGGACATGGATTGGGAATACCCCAAGGGTTCCGATGACAAGAAGAACTTTGTACTGCTGCTGAAGGAGCTGCGCGAAGCCTTCGAAGCTGAGGCCCAGGAGCTGAAGAAGCCTCGCCTCCTGCTCTCCGCCGCCGTGCCCGTGGGTCCCGACAATGTCCGCGGTGGATACGATGTCCCTGCCATTGCCAGCTACCTGGATTTCATCAACCTGATGGCCTACGATTTCCACGGAAAATGGGAGCGCGAAACTGGCCACAACGCCCCGCTCTATGCCCCCTCCTCTGACTCCGAGTGGCGAAAGCAGCTGTCTGTGGACCACGCCGCTAGTTTGTGGGTGAAGCTGGGCGCTCCCAAGGAGAAGCTGGTCATCGGCATGCCCACCTACGGACGCTCCTTCACTCTGGCCAATGCGGACAAGCACGGCCCTAACGCCCCCGCCTCAGGCGGCGGACGCGAAGGTGTCTACACCAAGGAGAGCGGTTTCCTGGCTTACTACGAGATCTGTGAGATGCTCCTGAACGGCGCTGTCTACGTTTGGGATGAGGAGATGAAGGTGCCGTACCTGGTGGACGGAGATCAGTGGGTCGGCTTCGATGACGAGCGCGCCATCCGTAACAAGATGCAATGGATCAAGACGAACGGCTTCGGAGGCGCCATGGTCTGGACCATCGACATGGACGACTTCAAGGGTGAGGTGTGCGGGGGCAATGTCAAGTACCCCCTGATTGGAGCCATGCGAGAGGAGCTGTTGGGCATTTCCCGAGGCAAGGAGGCCAAGGATGTTAACTGGACGGCAGTGGCGGCCACTTTCGAGGACATTGAAGAGGTATATTTCCTATCAGGGTGTATGAGACTCTATCTAACAATTGTGGTTTACTTTCAGAAACCGGAACCCATCAAGATCTCGGTGGATGAGATCCTCAACAAGGTGCGAAAGCCCCAGGTCCAGAAGAAGCAGCGCATCAAGGGTGGTTCCAATGCTATTGAAACGAATTGTAAGTTTTTTACTTCCTCCTGTGGAGAATAAGAATACATGTATCCTTTCTCCTTGAACAGCTCGCCCTGCCCAGGTGTTCTGCTACCTGACGAGCTGGTCCGCCAAGCGTCCAGGTGCCGGAAAGTTCCAGCCCGAAAACATCGATCCCAAGCTCTGCACCCACATCGTCTATGCCTTCGCCACGCTCCAGGACTACAAGCTGACGGAGGCCACCGACGATGACCCGGAGAACTACGAGAGCGTGATTGCCCTGCGAGATGCCAATCCTGACCTGCAGATCCTTTTGGCCATCGGAGGATGGGCCTTCGGCTCTACGCCCTTCAAGGAGCTCACCTCGAACGTCTTCCGCATGAATCAGTTCGTCTACGAGGCCATCGACTTCCTGAGGGATTACAAGTTCAATGGATTGGATGTCGACTGGGAGTATCCTCGTGGTGCCGAGGATCGAGTGGCCTATGTCAGTCTGCTGAAGGAGCTTCGTGTGGCCTTCGAGGGAGAGGCCAAGTCCTCTGGACTGCCGCGACTCCTTCTTACCGCCGCCGTGCCCGCCTCCTTCGAGGCCATCGCTGCCGGTTACGACGTGCCCGAGATCTCCAAGTACCTGGACTTCATAAACGTGATGACCTACGACTTCCACGGCCAGTGGGAGCGCACGGTGGGCCACAACTCGCCTCTGTTCGCCTTGGAATCGGCCACCGGTTACCAGAAGAAGCTGACTGTCGACTACAGTGCCCGGGAGTGGGTGAAGCAGGGTGCTCCCAAGGAGAAGCTCCTCATCGGCATGCCCACCTACGGACGCAGCTTTGAGCTGGTGAACGACACCCAGTTCGATATTGGATCCCCCTCATCCGGCGGCGGCAAGGCTGGCAAGTTTACCAACGAAGCCGGTTTCCTCAGCTACTACGAGGTGTGCTCCTTCCTGGCGGCCGACAACACCACCCTCGTGTGGGACTCGGAGCAGCAGGTGCCCTTCGCCTACCGCGGCAACCAGTGGGTGGGCTTCGATGACGAGAGATCGCTGAAGACCAAGGTGAGAGTGGTGGAGAGATAATCGTAGTACAGGTATAGTAACTCACCTTTCATTTTCCAGACCGAGTGGCTGAAGGAGCAAGGCTTTGGCGGCATCATGGTGTGGTCCATCGACATGGACGACTTCTCCGGCCGTTGCGGCAACGGCAAGTACCCCCTGCTGACAGCCCTTAGCGATGAACTGAAGGACTACAAGGTGGCGCTGGAATACGATGGACCCTATGAGTCCCATGGCCCCCGAGGAGCCTACACCACAAAAGATCGTAAGCTCAGTCTTCCTTCTAGACCCAAACATAGTATTAATCCTGATTTCGTTATCCAGCTCATGAGGTGACCTGTGCCGAGGAGGATGGCCACATCAGCTACCACAAGGATTGGGCCGACTGCACCCACTACTACATGTGCGAGGGCGAACGGAAGCACCATATGCCCTGCCCGGCCAATCTGGTGTTCAATCCCCAGGAGAATGTCTGCGATTGGCCCGAAAACGTTGAAGGATGCCACGAGCCGACGGAGGCGCCAGCCTAAGATCCCCTCCAGAAAACTTTGGAGCGGGACGATGGACCCTTTCCCAACTTTTtgttaatattatataaacaaAATCGATGCCCTAGGATAAGCCGTAAAGTGAAACTGCCACGAAACTCTTTTGCTGCCGCCCCCCAAAACTCCACTAACTATGAAAAAATACTCGAAAACTTGCTAAATTTCGgctgaatttttttaaaactaaatattagGTCTAACTAGTGTTGTAAGTAGTTTTTATGTCTTAGTTACAAATTCGCACAGAGAAGGAACTCAAAAACCACAAACTACATACTCTACTACCCAGCCGTGTACTAACTTTCGTATTTGACTTTAAATTCGaggtaaaaaaaaggtttataTGGAAGAAGCGTCCGACCCTTCTATATAGAAAACTGTGATAATCATAAGAAAGACCAACAACCAGATCGGCCAGAAGTCACTATTCAAAATTAtctccaaaataaaaaaagacagTAGTTTCCGCTAATACTATATAAATCCTTGCTCTGCTTTATCCCTAAAATAATAATCCCTATCCGAAAGAAAGTAAACCCACACAGGCACAGAAGGAAATTGtaaattttccaattaaaacagtaattttgtattatagAGTTGTAATTATgtagttaaaataaaaactattaaaaaaacacattaattattgtttcttttcttttaagctaagtgatttatttattatggCCCCAGTCTGACGACAGGGCACtactaaaaaattattttagacTCATTAGAGTGCTCCTCTCCACGGAAATCTTTAGTAAAAGGCGAAAGATTTATTCGACAACTGAAGAGAAGCCAGAGTACTATTGCCACCTCTCCATTGAGAACTACATGGCGCCTGCGCTAGAAGCAGTTGGGAATTATAAGCAATGCAAAAGGCTGTCTGTAATAAAactgttgcatacttttaagGGTTCACACATAGATGGAGCCACTAAGAAATCTGGTAGTTATATTCAAGGGTTGTTTTAAGAATTATTAAAGaacgtaaaaaataaaaacatcttcgttttaaaaattttattatttttttttattggttttctcaaaaagtttttgttttttacaatctgttttattttactcgtttgtttttgtttctttcgtttttaattaaataattagtCTTACGTTGATGTacacaataatttaaaaaaataaagtacgCATGACAAACGAAAGAAAACGTAAAATTAGCCATAAATCACACTAAAGCTGGTAAACTAACCGCAGCATCTACAGAGTTGAGAATAATTTCCGATTTAACACTTAGGATAGAATTGCCAAAACGTTTAAAAATAGTTACTTAGAGGAATTATGAGCCGGACTCTGTAAAATGTAATTCTTAAAACATTcgactttatatatatatgtatttgtatgtatttatctttgaatctttgttttttttttgtttttttcgttttttttttgcaacaaaAATGATATCAGAATGCAGTTTTCAAGTGTTTCGAACTAAAATTGACCTTAAATATGTAAAAGTTCCATTCTTTCTTGTATGTCTTCTTgtatggtggtggtggtggtgcggaGTAGTTGAAGCCTTTTAGTTAAATTCCCTCATCCTCTTCTCATTTCGGTGATATGCGTTCGCGCAGGCGCAACGCGACTTCCGGtctgtatacatatatatagcgAATAAAATTCGGAAAATCGGTTCTGTGGGGTGTTGTTTGTATAACTAGAGACAGACTTTCATTAGCAAAATATTGTACTCGGATTTTCAGCGCGTGCTTTGCATCATATATCGTTTATATATCGTGAGAGATGATCGGCAGATCGGCGActtgtgtatatatatagtgtgtatacatatatatggaCCAACGTAAAATAGTTCaaatcttgttttttttttgtagatatTGCATGCCAAAgactcttttttttggttttcaaaatGGATGTATGTACATATCACGCTATGTGTGGCCTAGACAGttaattttgtttcaattttagATGCGCTTTCGGTTTCTATTAGAGTTTCTGATTTTCAGAGTTATATATCTTCAGAGTTGAGTATCTCTCGATGAGCTACTTTCTAGAGTCGCGCTGCTGTGCGTCGCTTTTCCATGTTCCATGAACCAACATTTagatttctttataaatacatagtttcacttttcctttcctttttttttttttttagctttttaaatagtatttagaaaatttgtgttttctcttcttatttttttttgtttgtttttgtctcatttttttttaaaacattttgctataaaaaatacacagttgaaaaataaaaacgtttCTTGGTTGTTGTttcgtcttttttttttttaccatttatCGGGTTTCAACTGTATGGGGGAGCGGGGGGAAAAAGAGGCAGACATGCTTTATAAACATTTGATGTGGTTCCTTGTTCGCTTTCTTACTTTCTCTACGTTTCTTTCTTACTTTCTCCTATCCAATCTAGTCCTTAAACCATTTAACTCTGCTctgaattttttatatttttttgttgttgctcaacGAATTTTACTGCAAAAGGTTGCAATTtctcttatttgtttttttttttgttgtcattACAGTTATTTATTGTTgcaaaattttacaatttttttctttcgattttttttttgtgtttttaatacatatatttataaatacttTCATCCTCTCTTATCTCTGTAAAAATAGATCCACATTTCCTCAGCTCTTTCGTGtgatttcttatttttttctttttaactttttgctgttttttttttttgttaacaaattgttttcaaatttttttttgttttgtttgtttttggagAGATTTCGTTTTCAAAAAAGTGTTTCTTCTGTCGGGATCGCTACGCTTCACAAGAAGCTTGCGTTTTTTTTGAGTTGCATGTTGatggtttattattattttgttttgaattgtgggtgtttctttttgtattgtttttttaaatgcctAAAATTAAGAGCTAACATAACATTGGATATCATCAGTTTTCtttcatattatttttgtttttttttttgttttaagttttGGCTTAACAATACAtcttttttcgtatttttttttaaattgttttatggTTTCTATTTAGCCAGCGTGGGCCAGCAAAAGTGTCTTAGTCGTAATGAATGTTCCGCTTATTAGTTAAACCGTTTAAATCGTAGTCGCTTCTTATGTTTGTGGTCGTTTGGGAGGAGTGGAGTTGGTGGCTAAGTGAGCTGCGCGTGTTTTCAGTTACAGTTTCAGTTTCCTGGTTGAGGTGCTCAGTTGGTCGTAGACATCAGTTCGGAGAAGGCCTTCTCCAGACAATTCTTGAGTTCAGAATAGGATACAATGAGTACCGATTGCTCATCGCGCGACATCAGTTGCACCTGCAATATTATAATGATTGTTTAGAATAGATCTCTAAGCCGTCTGGGGGATCTCCACTCATCCGACTTGACTTACGCGCTCTATGGAGCCAGCATCCAGCTTGTTGAGGGATTGTACAATATGTGCGTGATCTAGCCAGGGCCGGCCATCCTCGGTTACGGAATGGAACAAATAATCGCGGAATAATTTCAACATGTATCTATCACCAGTCTCTGACCAAGTAAAGTCCAGATTAaagctttaattaaaaattaaaccgAGTTAGTTAAACTGTTAAAATATTAATGTTAAATATCATTTTGGCTTACTTGGGCCGCTCATTAATGCTATTTAATTTAACCAAAATGCGATATAACCGCCCGTTCTCCATCTCCTTGGCCAGCTCATCCTCCTGCATGTCTATCTGGCTTTGCAGAGCATCCAGCTGGGTATAGAAACGGGCTCCAATCATAGGCATCAGATCGGTCACCGAGCGACGATTATTAGTGGTAAAGAGgtaactaaaaaatagaaataattaACTAAAGTTTagcttaaaattaagaataataCTTACACAATAAAGTTACGCAGATCGGTGGAGTAGTTTCGGGTGACCATGTCGATGCTGGACTGGACATTGTCGCGCTGTACGGATTGCAGACAGCGGCAGGCCAAAGCTAATACTAAGCGACCCAGAGCGGTCAGATCATCCTGGAAGGatcataaatataaaaattttttcaataaaaaataaggccATCCTGCAGTACCTGCTGGTGCATATTAACCAAGGCCAGTGGATTGGCGGCGTTGGGGTCGAATTGCGTGATATCCGAGATGCAGCACGAACTAAACCTAACCCTTTTTCCCGTAACTATAATCTTGGTGGGATCCAGGACCCTGAAATCGAGAAAGGTTACTATATGTTGGGAGGATCTAACCAATCTCTACTTACTTGCATGCTAGACCCGCCTGGTGGATGGCTCTAAGGCCGGCGGTTAGCTGCATGATTATCGACCAGATGGTGGACTCCGGCAGCAAAGGTCCGCTGTTCGATCGCTGTATGTTGCTCTTATGACTGGAGGTTAAAGATAGTACGGTCTTAGAGAAGCATAGAGACTCATTTAGATAAGGAGACTCACCTGAAGGGGCGGGCATCGCCTTGGAATGGATCAGTGTAACCGTTGGTATCGGGCGCTGGTGTAAAGTACTTGGCCAGCAATGTCTGTGAGCCGGGATAATAGTCGTAAACTAATACTAAAGCTGCAAGGTTAGAACAAGTTATAATCAGAGTACATTTTTGAGAGCTTACTAAGAGTGATTAAAATATGTGTGATAAGGTGGAAGTGCTTGACTTAAGATTACAGATATTTTGGTGCTTGGAGgtctttttttagatttcttaCAACCTTTATATGGTCCTAGTCCACAATAGTCCCTAATTACCCTAATTTCCACTTACAATTATCACCAAATGCTTTCGTCGTAAACACCTCCCGTAATTGCACCACATTCGTGTGCTGCAGCTTCTTCCACATCTCCACCAGCGTCATGCACTTGGTCGACTGCAGGCGGAACCCTGAAAAGGCCACAAGTGGCAtacatataattatataattgtttaattaaacaaatgGCTCTGGGAGGGAGGACTCACCGTGCAACCTTCGCAGGCAGTACTTGTAGCCTGTGGTATTGTGCGTGGCCCGGTACGTGCTGGCGGGTAGCGTTAGCTTGGCATGCAAGGGCTGGGCCGGCGGTTCCAGGGGATACAGAGCATGGTAGTTGTCCACCTCCATTGGGAGGGCGTGCTGGGCCGCCTCCGCTGCGTCCATGATCAGGTTGGAGATCTCGTTGCGGGCAAGAATTTCGGAGCGCATCTCGTCGGGTATGAAGAAGGCGGACTCCAGCTGCGTTTTCGGGTGCATGGTCATCACATTGGAGGCCGGACCCGGATAGACATGCCCCGTGTAGAACATAGTTGGCGGCACCCCGCCAACAGCGTTCATCGGCGCCACGGCACTGACGCCGTGGTGGGCGGGATGAGTGGTGTCCACCACCACTGAGTTCACGACCGGCTGGTTGTTCTGTGCGTTGGCAGTTGGATAGAAGTAGATGGTGCCGCCGACGTTCTCCTGGACAAGATATTTCAGGAGAAGATTAGCTAATGTCTGAGACTCCCAGAGAGGGCAGCACTCACCTGATGCACACTTGCCGGCATAGTGGTGGGTATTGGTGAGGCTCCGTGTGGTGTCATGCCGTGGGGTGGGGATTTCTCACCCGgaccaccgccaccgcccgCCAGCATGGCCGCCGTGGGTGATTCCTGGCGCAGCATCGCTCCGTGACCCCGGTTCTTTAGTGGTGTCTGGGCGGACATGCTGCTGACGAAAGGCGCTGCAGCGGGATTCGGTGGACCGTTGCCACTTATAGCTATAGGTGCTGAtactgctcctcctcctcccagaggttgttgttgttgtttttgttgttgctgctgctgttgttgttgctgctgttgttgttgttgctgttgtgcaATAGTGACAGTGGCAATGGAGGCAGATTTCTGCATGGATAGCATGGAGGTGTTGCCGCCGTTggtctgttgctgttgtttggTAATGGTGGCTGATGCGGCGGCCACCGATGATGTGGTAACTGTTGGTGCAcctgcggcggcggcggctgctgctgcggctgctgctgctgcggcggctgCTGCGGCCGCTGCTGTTAACCCATTAACGCCATTGAGTCCATTACTCAATTGCATAGGAGCGCTGTGATATGGTGGATAGAAGTTGGGGGACGAGTTGATGCGCGTTGGAATGAACTCGGGCGACTGTGGTGTGACCTAAAGGAGGAGGTAAAAGGTTAAAGGTTAGTATAAATCCAAAAACTAAcaacaaacatacatatacaagGATACTATTCTATCACTACCACTACTATTAACTACAGTAGACTCCCACTAGGACTCCCACAAACTTCTACTACCACATTTAAAGCACTTTTCAGATCTACGAGGTGGTTACCTGAGACTTTTTATTAACCGCCATGGGCGAGTCCAGGTTAAGCAGTGAGAACCCGTTATTCAGCCCATAACCGTTCGATGTGGCGACATTCTGACggttctgtgtgtgtgtgacccCGAAAGTTCaaagaaatgaaaagaaaaacgaagaaaagttttagttttctgAAGTTTCATCGGTTTGATCTAAAGGGGTTTTTTAGGGAGTGTATCTCACAGATACGTATCACTGTCTGGAGTGATTGTTTGACTTAGATAATGTTGGTATTATCATTTTAACCTTATCTGGAGGGGGTATTCGAAACACCTCACCTCGTTTCAGGGGCTGGCAATCattattttggaaaataaatattatttttaatattaaatatatgtatttagaGATTACTTCTTTGGTAACCTCAATTAAAATTGCTGATCTGTgcatatattctatatatattttttcgcaTTAACACACTTCCatggttattttattttttaagaattcaTTCCCCATTCCAACacaaaattgatatttttaaaatgtatattgTACCACTTATATGGcacttaaataaaaactaaaactcgGTCAAGTGTATATTATGTGCCGATGTGTATGGAAGGCCGATGGAATTGAAATGTTTCAaccgaaaaacaaataataataaaaaaaaaacataattaaaaatacttgAAGCAGTCAGCCATTCCAGCTGTTGACTTTCCTCCCAACagctgtttttgttgtggGCGTAGGGGGTGTGGGTGTACTGGAACTTACCATATAGGTGGCGAGTTTACTCTCTGAAGGTATACCATTCGATGGCGAGAAGAAAATTGGATCCATAGCAGCCGTATCTACGAAAAAATAGAGCACAAGAGAATACATATTATAGAGAGTTGCCGGTTATGGATATGATAATTGATTAGAAATCAATTAAACAAACATCAACAGACTAtcggtgtatgtgtgtgtttgtgtgatAAGCCACCTCCCCCTTCCCAAAAAACCCCATCCCCCTCTACCTATAATTCTTGTTATTTTCCACAGTTATCGATACGACGATAACGCGCCTAAGGCCCCCCAACATTTTTTCAGAGTATGCGCAAtatgtgttgttgttgttgttttcgtgGCTCCAAGTTCCAAAGCCGAGACGCAATTTCTttccaacaacaacaccaccaccacgaaTATCACctttaatttgcatttcgCACATTTAATAATGGAGTGTTTTGGGGTTATGATGGGATATATACCTTCCGCTCCTATGTCTACAACTTGGAAGCCGCAGCGTCATGACTAACCAACGATTTTGTGCTCTATTTTGTTgccttcttcttcttgctagccgttttttttttttttggaaagttCCCAGAATTTTGAACGTCTCCGGAACCCAGCCGGATATTCGAATACTGAATCAATGCTAAGCCGACTAGTCTGTTTCTAATTCTGAGACTTGAGTCTCATTCTGATTCTCATTTCAAATGCCCTCCCCCCCAAAGGGAAAGTGAAATAAACATGAGGTACCCCCCAATGTCGCGGGGGTATGGGGCCATTGGCTCTTGCCAACGTCCGAAGAGAAATCAAGTGATATTGGCCTTGAATTCGGTGGATATACTCAAAATAAGTAAACTTATGGTCTATATGGAACAGGTTGTATTAACTTTTTAGTTCATTTTGATCTAAAGAGCTATATAGGGGTTCGACTGAGCTATATATTAAattcgattttatttaaaacacgTACTAAATGTCTGAAAGTTGTTAGAACTAGTTATTACAACTATTTATTAAAGTTCTTTAACTTAAAAGTCTCATTCGTCTTAAAAACTTCTCTAAAATCCAgtattttaatcaaatttttaaacttcAAAGGGTATTTAATAGTCTTTATTCCTacattttgtttacaaaataacaatataatttcatttcgaacgctttcgtttttgttgctgctgctgatgccgTAGAAGCAATATAATTTGTAGCccgattttatttatttgacttaaaatttgaaaacaaaCACAAGAGAAAAGAGAACGCGAAACGTTTTAATTGAATGCCCATGATAATGATGATTGTTATTTGGGTGAGTAGGTGGGAGGAGGGTACACAGGATGGCGAAGGCGAAGAACCTGTTTTTGGCGACACTTTCAAGTTTGACAGTCACAAACAGGTGTTACATGCTTACAGTTTGAGGCGAACTAAGCATGGCTCAGTGTTCAGTGCTTGTGTAACCGTTAAGAACCAAAAGTTGTTTTCACTTTACAGCCGACACtggatttttgttgtttttgttggcatGACGTCGGCACAAAACAATAGGCTATAGTATGTATGTTTTGCCAACTACTACTATATAGAAAACCGATGATTATTGGGCTGTTTGCCTTATGCTGCGTTTCGCGGTGAAACAGGCAGACAGCTTTGTTTTGCTTCAAAGATCACGAACGCGTTCATGAAAaagccaaacaca contains the following coding sequences:
- the Cht7 gene encoding probable chitinase 10 isoform X2, with the protein product MFPPRLLRIAFVICLLIVLLSPSTDSAQTKTRRRLRRPPTSSIETKKSTEAPVAEKRIDQITASTTTSARRTRLRSKAKLGAAAAGAAAGATALVASGSSLKGKKTKVDDGTPKIVCYYTNWSQYRVKVGKFVPEDIPADLCTHIIFAFGWLKKGKLSSYESNDETKDNVPGLYERMMNLRKANPKLKILLAIGGWSFGTQKFKDMSATRYTRQTFVYSAIPFLRKRGFDGLDMDWEYPKGSDDKKNFVLLLKELREAFEAEAQELKKPRLLLSAAVPVGPDNVRGGYDVPAIASYLDFINLMAYDFHGKWERETGHNAPLYAPSSDSEWRKQLSVDHAASLWVKLGAPKEKLVIGMPTYGRSFTLANADKHGPNAPASGGGREGVYTKESGFLAYYEICEMLLNGAVYVWDEEMKVPYLVDGDQWVGFDDERAIRNKMQWIKTNGFGGAMVWTIDMDDFKGEVCGGNVKYPLIGAMREELLGISRGKEAKDVNWTAVAATFEDIEEKPEPIKISVDEILNKVRKPQVQKKQRIKGGSNAIETNSRPAQVFCYLTSWSAKRPGAGKFQPENIDPKLCTHIVYAFATLQDYKLTEATDDDPENYESVIALRDANPDLQILLAIGGWAFGSTPFKELTSNVFRMNQFVYEAIDFLRDYKFNGLDVDWEYPRGAEDRVAYVSLLKELRVAFEGEAKSSGLPRLLLTAAVPASFEAIAAGYDVPEISKYLDFINVMTYDFHGQWERTVGHNSPLFALESATGYQKKLTVDYSAREWVKQGAPKEKLLIGMPTYGRSFELVNDTQFDIGSPSSGGGKAGKFTNEAGFLSYYEVCSFLAADNTTLVWDSEQQVPFAYRGNQWVGFDDERSLKTKTEWLKEQGFGGIMVWSIDMDDFSGRCGNGKYPLLTALSDELKDYKVALEYDGPYESHGPRGAYTTKDPHEVTCAEEDGHISYHKDWADCTHYYMCEGERKHHMPCPANLVFNPQENVCDWPENVEGCHEPTEAPA
- the Cht7 gene encoding probable chitinase 10 isoform X1, coding for MFPPRLLRIAFVICLLIVLLSPSTDSAQTKTRRRLRRPPTSSIETKKSTEAPVAEKRIDQITASTTTSARRTRLRSKAKLGAAAAGAAAGATALVASGSSLKGKKTKVDDGTPKIVCYYTNWSQYRVKVGKFVPEDIPADLCTHIIFAFGWLKKGKLSSYESNDETKDNVPGLYERMMNLRKANPKLKILLAIGGWSFGTQKFKDMSATRYTRQTFVYSAIPFLRKRGFDGLDMDWEYPKGSDDKKNFVLLLKELREAFEAEAQELKKPRLLLSAAVPVGPDNVRGGYDVPAIASYLDFINLMAYDFHGKWERETGHNAPLYAPSSDSEWRKQLSVDHAASLWVKLGAPKEKLVIGMPTYGRSFTLANADKHGPNAPASGGGREGVYTKESGFLAYYEICEMLLNGAVYVWDEEMKVPYLVDGDQWVGFDDERAIRNKMQWIKTNGFGGAMVWTIDMDDFKGEVCGGNVKYPLIGAMREELLGISRGKEAKDVNWTAVAATFEDIEEVYFLSGCMRLYLTIVVYFQKPEPIKISVDEILNKVRKPQVQKKQRIKGGSNAIETNSRPAQVFCYLTSWSAKRPGAGKFQPENIDPKLCTHIVYAFATLQDYKLTEATDDDPENYESVIALRDANPDLQILLAIGGWAFGSTPFKELTSNVFRMNQFVYEAIDFLRDYKFNGLDVDWEYPRGAEDRVAYVSLLKELRVAFEGEAKSSGLPRLLLTAAVPASFEAIAAGYDVPEISKYLDFINVMTYDFHGQWERTVGHNSPLFALESATGYQKKLTVDYSAREWVKQGAPKEKLLIGMPTYGRSFELVNDTQFDIGSPSSGGGKAGKFTNEAGFLSYYEVCSFLAADNTTLVWDSEQQVPFAYRGNQWVGFDDERSLKTKTEWLKEQGFGGIMVWSIDMDDFSGRCGNGKYPLLTALSDELKDYKVALEYDGPYESHGPRGAYTTKDPHEVTCAEEDGHISYHKDWADCTHYYMCEGERKHHMPCPANLVFNPQENVCDWPENVEGCHEPTEAPA